Genomic DNA from Nitratidesulfovibrio vulgaris str. Hildenborough:
GCCGGGACCCCAGCGCTTGAGGCCCTGATAGTTGTAGTAGCCGAAGACGAAAAGCGCCATGGCCGCGTTGGTGTTGACGTTGGCCGTAGGCGCGTCGCAACCGGGAACGAGGCCCAGAAGGTTCTGGAAGAGGATGAACAGGAAGATGCCACCGAGAAGCGGGAACACCTTGCGTCCATCTTCGCCTATGTTGCCGACGACGAAATCTTCAAGACCGCCGATGACGACCTCGAAGACATTCTGGAGGGCACCAGGGACGACCTTCAGGCTGCTGCGGACGATGAGTCCCAGACTGAAGAGTATCGCCATGGCACACCACGTATAGAAAACGTGCTTGAATTCGACGGTCGCCCCGCCGATGGTAATCGTGTCCACATTCAGGAGCGTGGACCAGAGTACCGGATGCGGCAATCCACCTGCCATTCCCTTACGCCTCCTTCACATTTTGTCCGGCGAGTCTGAGAAGTCCCCAGACCGCTATGGCCGCCACGATCGTGGAAAGCCCTGCCACGAGAGCCGAGACGGAAACCTTGAGCCAGACGATAAGGCCGAACAGTATCAGCCCTGTAAGGCCAAGCCGCCCGTAGAACCTGAACAGCATACCGTACATCATGGAGCGGTCGTAAGGTTTGTACACGACCTGCTGTACGAATTTGGCCACGGCGTAGAAGTTGAAAGTACTCAGCACGGCCCCCACGCCGAACCAGAACAACCAACCGTTGATCCAGCCTAGACCAAGACCCGCCAGGAGAGAGACAGCTGTGACCAGAAGCTGGTTGCGGAGCACCACACGTACCTCTTGGGCACGGAAGCCCCTTCGCCAGAGCATCTCATCGATCCTTCGGACCGAACTTCTCAGCATCTTCCCTTTCCTGATCCCTGATGAGCTTCCGCGTGTCCAGATAGACGTTCTTGAACCCGGCAGCGACGCCGACGATCAAGAGTGCCACGGTAAGCCAAGGCCTTGTCCCCAACCAATCGTCCAGATAGTACCCGAAGATGCCACCTACGAAGGTGCCTGTAACCATGTGCAGGCCGATTGCGCTTGCCCGCGACAGGTTGTCCATGTACCTCTGGTCGTTGATTTTGAACCAGTTTTTAAAGAGCATAGCCGTCGTCTCCCTGCCGGAGCCCTTGGGTGGTCGGCGGCCTACTTCGTGCAATCGTTCACAAGTGAAGCCGTGTCTACCACAGCCCGCGTGAGGCGTCAACGAAGCAGCGCCGTTTGGTCTCATTTTTTTGCGTTTTCCCCTGCGGTCAACGTGTTTGATTGTTTGAACAAAAAACGAGGGTGTCATGCGTCGTCAAGAGAGGATGATGGCTGAAGAGTCGATGGTGTGGCAGGTCGTGGAAGAGGCCCGCTGGATGGTGCTGTCGCTGGTCGAGGCGGCGAATCCCTATGCCGTGCCCGTTCTCTTCGCGACAGGTGAAGGCTGCCTTTATGTCCACGGGGCGCGAGAGGGGCGCAAGGCTGCGTTGCTCAGTCGCGGTGTCGCGTGCTGTTGCGTCTTCGTCGCGGAGGCGGAAGTCAGACCCGCCCCTGAAGGGGCACCGTGTTGTGCATTCTCTTTACGCTATCGCAGTGCCGTCGCCACGGGAAGGGCGGAAGCCGTCGACGACGCGGATGAGGCTGCGCGCATAGCAGGACTGTTCTGTGAACGGTACGGGGCGGGTGACCGGAGTCTGGGGGACGCCGCTGTCGATGCCACGATGTTCTGGCGTATCGCGGTCGACAGCCTCGTGGGCAAGAAAGCCAATTGCTAGCGTGCGTGCGGGGTCTTCGCGTGCTTCAGTCTGCGGTGTCGATCAGTGGGCGCCGCCTTGCAGCAATGGCTTGTAATTGAACGAGTTCACCCGTTCGGAGTTGTGGCATTCGGAGCAGGCGTCCATAGTCGGCTTGCTGATGAGGGTGGGGTCGCCCGTTCCGCTGTGTGCGCCCCCTGGACCATGGCATACCTCGCATCCTGCATCCGCAAGGTGGGGCGTTGTCTCGAAACTGACGAAGCCGCCGGGACGACCGTAGCCCGTGGTATGGCAGGCGAAGCACTCGGCCAGTTCCTGTGGGGAAAGCTTGTCGCTCATGGTTTTGATGTGATCCGCTGAACGGGCTTTCTTGGCGTAGCGTTTGAAGTTGTCGTATTGCGACGGGTGACAGTCGGCGCAGGCGTCAGTGCCGACGTAGGTGGGCTGCCCTGCCTGCGGTGGCGAGGCTTCGGCTGTCGTCCCGCCATGTGGAGAGACAAAGGGCAGGACCAGCAGCAGAGTGATGGCTGGGAGGGCGCGTCGCACGTGAACTCCTGTGTGGCAGAGGTTGACGATGCGCATACCCGTTCGGGACGGGTGCACGGAAACATGCTTCCCCATATAGCCGGATGGGGCGCTACGATGTGGCGACCATAGTCTGATGTCGCCTCTCCCGTCTACGGGATAATGAGCTAACAGAGTAATATCTTGAGGTGTTCTTGCCGGGTATGAGACGGTTGCCCTGTGCCGCTCGCGCGAAGCCCGGGCCCATGCGGCGTTTTGCCGCGCAGGGGGCAGCGGGCGATACAGCGACTCAGTCCGTGACAGCGGATGCTATGCAGAAAAACCGGGAGCCCTCCCCCGGCGATCCGGTCTGCCGGTCGGTGTGTCAGGCAAGGTGCCGGGTGTCGGGAGGGAGGGCGCAGGTCTGTCGATGTGGAGAATGGACGGAAGGATAGCGAACGTCAGATGACTCCGGAAGGCCCACAGGGCATCACGCCAGGACGCAACATCATGTTGAAGAGGGCTTTCGAGGGCCTGTCAGGATGTGCTTCGGGGGCGGCCATGCGGGGCATCTCTGCCGAAGTCGTACGGATGGGCATCAGTGCCCGGCAGCCCATACCTCTATCTCTATCTTGATCGTATCAAGGCCCAGAGCCGAGACGTAGGCAACAGTCATGGACGGGTGCACGTCACCGAAGAATTCGATGTAGATCTCGTCGAAGAACTCCCAGTCGATTTCCTCTGTGGACCAAATGTTGACCTTGATGACATCGTCAGCACCAAGTCCTACGCTCTTGAGCAGGTTCGATATGTTCTTGAACGTGTTGATGACCTGATGATTGAAGTCTTCAGGGATGTTTCCGTCAAGGTCAGCACCGATCTGGCCAGAAAACGTATAAAGTGTCGCATTCGGTTCGACTTTTGTGATGTGGCTATAATTGCCGACTGCTTTGCTTATCCCATTGGATGGCATTCTTGTGACGATAGCATTCTTCATGAGCGGGCTCCATTTTGATTGTAAACAGATGGTAATAGGCCTTCATGGTAATATGCTATACAGTCGTGCTGATTGTGTCGTCTACTTCTTTGTTTGAGAGCAGGACAACCGTCTCGACGTGTGGCGTATGCGGAAAAAGGTCGACAGGGCGCGCTTCGTGCAGTGTATAGCGCTGCATGAGCAGGCCCACGTCACGAGCCATCGTCGCTGGATCGCATGATACATAGACGATGCGTGCCGGTGCCGTCTGAAGAAGTGCGTCTATCACATCAGGATGCATGCCGGCGCGAGGGGGGTCTGTGACCACCACGTCAGGGATGGGTTCTTGAGCTTTGCCTTTGCTGCGAGAACGGAGCAGTGCCCGTACATCCCCGGCGACGAAATCGCAGTGGGTGCAGCCTGCTGCCTGCGCGTTCCTTTGGGCTGCTTCGACGGATGCAGGCGTCGCCTCCATGCCGCAGATTGTCGCTGCGTGTTCCGCCAGCCACAGGGCAATGGATCCCACACCGCAGTAGAGGTCCCAGACATGTTCGCGTCCGCTCAGGCCTGCCATGCGCTCCACTTCGCCATACAGGAGTTCTGTGGCGCGGGTGTTGGTCTGCAGGAAGGTGTCGTGCCCGAAGTCGAGTTCGA
This window encodes:
- the atpB gene encoding F0F1 ATP synthase subunit A, which gives rise to MAGGLPHPVLWSTLLNVDTITIGGATVEFKHVFYTWCAMAILFSLGLIVRSSLKVVPGALQNVFEVVIGGLEDFVVGNIGEDGRKVFPLLGGIFLFILFQNLLGLVPGCDAPTANVNTNAAMALFVFGYYNYQGLKRWGPGYIKHFMGPMTWLTPLMLPLEIISHCARPLSLTLRLFGNIRGEEIVMVLFFLMAPIVGTLPVYFLFLLGKVLQAFIFFMLTMVYLKGAFEHAH
- a CDS encoding ATP synthase subunit I, translated to MLRSSVRRIDEMLWRRGFRAQEVRVVLRNQLLVTAVSLLAGLGLGWINGWLFWFGVGAVLSTFNFYAVAKFVQQVVYKPYDRSMMYGMLFRFYGRLGLTGLILFGLIVWLKVSVSALVAGLSTIVAAIAVWGLLRLAGQNVKEA
- a CDS encoding AtpZ/AtpI family protein, yielding MLFKNWFKINDQRYMDNLSRASAIGLHMVTGTFVGGIFGYYLDDWLGTRPWLTVALLIVGVAAGFKNVYLDTRKLIRDQEREDAEKFGPKDR
- a CDS encoding pyridoxamine 5'-phosphate oxidase family protein; its protein translation is MRRQERMMAEESMVWQVVEEARWMVLSLVEAANPYAVPVLFATGEGCLYVHGAREGRKAALLSRGVACCCVFVAEAEVRPAPEGAPCCAFSLRYRSAVATGRAEAVDDADEAARIAGLFCERYGAGDRSLGDAAVDATMFWRIAVDSLVGKKANC
- a CDS encoding cytochrome c family protein codes for the protein MRIVNLCHTGVHVRRALPAITLLLVLPFVSPHGGTTAEASPPQAGQPTYVGTDACADCHPSQYDNFKRYAKKARSADHIKTMSDKLSPQELAECFACHTTGYGRPGGFVSFETTPHLADAGCEVCHGPGGAHSGTGDPTLISKPTMDACSECHNSERVNSFNYKPLLQGGAH
- a CDS encoding RidA family protein, which codes for MKNAIVTRMPSNGISKAVGNYSHITKVEPNATLYTFSGQIGADLDGNIPEDFNHQVINTFKNISNLLKSVGLGADDVIKVNIWSTEEIDWEFFDEIYIEFFGDVHPSMTVAYVSALGLDTIKIEIEVWAAGH